In Sphingomonas phyllosphaerae, the sequence CGCACGCGCACGCCGGTGGCGTTGTAGACCGCGTTGGCGATCGCGGCGCCCGCGCCGGAGATGCCCAGCTCGCCGATCCCCTTGGCGTGGATCGGGTTGGCGTGGATGTCGCGCTCCTCCAGGAAATGGACGTCCAGCTGCGGCACGTCGGCGTTCACCGGCACGTGATATTCGGCGAGGTCGCGGTTCACGACCTTGCCGTTGCGGGGTATCGTGGACAAGCTCCTCCGACAGCGCGCCGCCGATGCCGAAGGTCATGCCCCCCAGGCATTGCGAGCGTGCGGTCTTCGCGTTCAGGATGCGGCCCGCGGTGAACACCCCCAGCATCCGCTCGACGCGGATCTCGCCGGTGACGGCATTGACCTTCACCTCCGCGAAATGCGCGCCGTAGCTGGCCTGGTTGAACAGCTTCTCCTGCTTGCCCGGCGCGATCTCGCCGGTGACGGTGATGCCGTCGCCGACCAGGTCGGTCACGTCGACCGCGCGGTTCGCCGCAATGGCGCGCGCGTCCTTCAGCGTCAGCTCGTCCGGCGACACGTCCATCGCCTTGGCCAGCTTCTCGCGGATGCCCTCGCACGCGAGGTAGACCGACGAGCCCGACGACCCCGCGCCCCACGACCCGCCCGATCCCGCCGCGGGCGGCGCGGCGCCGTCGCCCAGGTGGACGATGACGCGGTCGAGCGGCAGCCCCAGCGTCTCCGCCGCGATCTGCGCCAGGATGGTGTAGGTGCCGGTGCCGATGTCGGTCATGTCGGTCGACACGATCGCGCGCCCGTCCGGGGTCAGCTCGACCGAGGCGGACGACTTCTGGAGCATGTTGGAGCGCACCGCGGCGGCCATGCCCACGCCGTGCCACCATTCGCCGCGGCGATCCTGCGCCGGTTGCGGCTTGCGGTCTGACCAGCCGAACAGTTCGGCGCCCTTGTCCATGCACGCGACCAGCGAGCGCGAGGAGAAGGGGATTTCCTTCTCCGGGTCCTGCCCCGGCTCGTTGCGGCGGCGCAGCTCGATCGGATCGATGCCGAGACGCTCGGCGAGTTCGTCCATCGCCGATTCGAGCGCCAGCATCCCCACCGCCTCGCCCGGCGCGCGCATCGATCCCGCCAGCAGCCAGTTGAGCCGCACGATCTTGTGATCGATCAGCCGGTTCTCGCCCGCATAGGCGAAATGCGTGCCCATGCCGGCGGGTTCGAAGAAATCCTCGCCGGGCAGGTTGCTGGTCAGCGTCTCATGCGCGATCGCGGTCAGCTTCCCGTCGGCCGTGGCGCCCAGCCGGATGCGCTGCTCGGTATTGGAGCGGCGCACGGTGGCGTCGAACACCTGCTGGCGCGCCATCGCGACCTTGACCGGGCGGCCGAGCTTCTTCGCGGCGATCGCGGCGGCGACGCTCTCGGGCGCGATGCCCAGCTTGGAGCCGAACCCGCCGCCGACATAGCGCGCAATGATCCGCACCTTGTCCTCGCCCACGCCCAGCGCCTTGGCGAGCTGCATCTGGTCGGAGGCCACCATCTGATACGCGCCGTGGAGCACGAGCGTGCCGTCCTCCTTCCACTCCGCGATCGAGGCATGGGGCTCCATCGCGGCCGAATTCTGGCTGGGGGTCGTATAGGTCGCGTCGATCGCGACCGCGGCCTGCGCCATCGCCATGTCCACGTCGCCCTGTTCGGTGCGCGGCGGGATCTGGTCGGGGGGCGGGGTCTCCGCCTCGGTGCGGTGCGCCTCGAAGACGAACGCGCCCTTCGCCGGCTCGTGCGTGACGACGACCAGCTGTGCCGCCTCGCGCGCCGCCTCGAACGTCTCGGCGACGACGATCGCGACGATCTCGCCAAAATAGTCGACCTTCTCGACCCCTTGCGTCGGGGCCGTCGTCTCGCCGCCCTGTTGCGGGTTGCGGATGAAGGTCGGATAGTCGGTCACGATGTCGATGACGCCGGGAACCGACCGGGCGACGTCGGTCACCACGTCGGTGATCCTGCCCGAGCCGAAGGTCGCGCGGACCAGCACGCCATAGGCCAGATTCTCGGCCGGATATTCGGCGGCATAGGTGGCGCGACCGGACACTTTCAGCGGCCCCTCTACGCGGTCGACCGGGCGGCCGATGATCCCTTGCGCATCGCGGTCGAGCAGGCTGTCGGGATGCGGTGCATCCATCGTCAGGCTGCGCGTGTCGTCGCGGCCCAGCAGCTTGGAAATGAGGTTCATCGCGTCAGCTCCCGCAGGGTGGCGATCAGGGTGCGGCGTACCAGCGGGATCTTGAAGTCGTTCGAGCCGAAGCCGCGTGCATCCTTGACCAGCGCATCGGCGGCGGCGGCGAAGACGTCATCGGACGGCGCCTGTCCGACCAGCGCCGCCTCCACCGCTTCGTCGCGCCACGGCATGGGCGCCAGCCCGCCGAAGGCGAGCGCGGCGGCGGCGATGCGACCGTCCTCCACCGCGACGACGCCCGCGATCGAAACGAGCGCGAAGGCGTAGGAGGCGCGGTCGCGCACCTTGCGATAGACCTGCCGGCCGGCGGGCGGGGCGGGCAACTCGACATGGGTGATGAGCTCGCCGCGCTGAAGCACGTTCTCCACCTGCGGCGTGTCACCGGGCAGGCGGTAGAAGTCGGCGATGGGGATGCGCCGCTTGTCGCCGCCCGGCGCCTGCGTCACGATCACCGCATCGAGCGCGCGCATCGCCACCGGCATGTCGCCGGGGTGCGTCGCGATACACTGGTCGCTGGTGCCCAGGACCGCGTGGATGCGGTTGAACCCGCCGATCGCCTCGCAGCCCGATCCCGGCGCGCGCTTGTTGCAGCCCGCGGCGGTGTCGTAGAAATAATAGCAGCGCGTCCGCTGGAGCAGGTTGCCCCCGGTCGTCGCCTTGTTGCGCAGCTGCCCCGAAGCGCCCGCCAGCAAGGCGCGGCTCAGCACCTCGTACTTCGCGATGACGCGGGGATCGGCGGCGAGGTCGCTGTTGGGCACCAGCGCGCCGATCGTCAGCCCGCCGTCGTCGCGCTCCTCGATCCGGTCGAGGTCGAGGCGGCTGATGTCGACCAGCTTGTCGGGCGTCTCCACCTGCAGCTTCATCAGGTCGAGCAGGTTCGTGCCCCCGGCGATGAACCGCCCGCCGGCCTGCACCGCCTCCTCCACGCTCGCGGCGCGGGCATAGTCGAAGGTCTTCATGCGTCCACCTTCGCGCCGGCGACGTCGCGGCCCGCTACCTCGCGGATGGCGTCGACGATATTGGGGTAAGCGGCGCAGCGGCAGATGTTGCCGCTCATCCGCTCGCTGATCTCCGCATCGTCGAGCGATACGTTGGTCAGGTCGGCGCTGGCGTGGCTGGGCCAGCCCTTCGCCACCTCGTCCAGCATGCCGACCGCGGAGCAGATCTGCCCCGGGGTGCAATAGCCGCACTGATAGCCGTCGTGGCGGACGAACGCGTCCTGCATCGGATGGAGGTCGCCGACCTCGCCCAGCCCCTCGATCGTCACGATCTCGTCATCCTGATGCATCACGGCGAGCGTGAGGCACGCGTTGATGCGGCGGCCGTTCACCAGCATGGTGCACGCCCCGCACTGACCGTGGTCGCACCCCTTCTTGCTGCCGGTCAGCCCCAGGTGTTCGCGGGCCAGATCGAGCAGCGAGGTGCGGATGTCGACCTCCGCCTCGTAGGATTTTCCGTTGATGGTGAAGTGCATGGACCAGCCTTTCGGTATTCCCGGTGAAACTAAGCAGGGCGGGTTCAGGTCCGTGCGAACCATTCTCATCGCCTTGGGCGCGGTGCTGGCATCGGCGTGCACGACCGGGCAGAAGGTGGCCATGACCCCCCCGCCTTCCGCCACACCCTCCCCCCTCGTCATCGCGCATCGCGGCGCCAGCGGCGAGCGCCCCGAACACAGCATCGCCAGCTACGCGCTCGCGATCCGGGAGGGCGCCGACGTGATCGAGCCCGATCTGGTGCCGACGAAGGACGACGTGCTGGTCGCCCGGCACGAGAACGAGATTTCGGAGACGACCGACGTCGCGCAGCACCCGGAGTTCGCCGCGCGCCGCACGACGAAGACGATCGACGGCCAGACGCTGACCGGCTGGTTCACGGAGGATTTCACGCTCGCCGAGCTGAAGACGCTGCGCGTGAAGGAACGTCTGCCGCAGCTGCGCCCCGGCAACACCGCCTATGACGGGCAGGAGACGATCCCGACCTTCGCGGAGGTGATCGCGCTGGCGAAGGCGAACGGCGTCGGCATCTACCCCGAAACCAAGCATCCGACCTATTTCGCATCGATCGGCCATCCGACCGATGCGCTGGTGGTGAAGGCGCTGCGCGAGGCGGGGTGGGACAGCGCCGAGGCGCCGGTGTTCCTGCAATCGTTCGAGGTCGCCAATCTCAAGCGGCTGGCGGGGATGACGAAGGTGCGGCTGATCCAGCTGGTGGACGGCGAGGGCGCGCCCGCTGACGGGGCCGCGCCCAGCTATGCCGCGATGACCACGCCCGACGGGCTGCGGGACGTGGCGCGCTACGCCTATGGCATCGGGCCGAACAAGGCGATGCTGTGGGACGGCGCGACCCCCGGCACGCTGGTGGCGGATGCGCACGCCGCGGGGCTGAAGGTGCATCCCTGGACCTATCGCGCGGAGAATTATTTCCTGCCCGAGCGCTTCCGCCGCGGCGCCGATCCGCGCGCACGGGGCGACGTGGTGGCGGAGATCCGCGCCGCGCTGGCGCAGGGGATCGACGGGTTCTTTACCGATTTTCCTGCTATGGGCGTCGTCGCCACGGGGCGGGGAGTGAAGTGACATGCGTCTATGGGGAGGGCTGGCCGCGGCCGGTCTGATGCTGGCGACCGGGGGATGCGTCAGCACGGTGGCGAACGTCGTCACCGCGCCGGTGAAGCTGGCGGGCAAGGCGGTCGGCGGGACGGTCGACATGATGACCACCAGCGAGAAGGAACGCGACGAAAAGTATTTGCGGCGGATGCGCAAGGAGGACGAGCGCGAGCAGAAGCGGTTGCGCGAATGCCGCAAGCATCCGGAGCGGTGCGAGGGGTGAGATTTCGCGCCCGAACCGATCGGCGCGGTCGCCTGACTGTCCACCCCGGCGCAGGCGGGACCTTTGCAAAAGTCTCCACCGTGCTCCTGCGCAGGCAGGAGCACGGCCGGTAAGCGGCGCTGTTGCAGCCATTTTGCAAAGGCCCGGCCTTCGCGGCGCCTTTGCAAAAGGCTACCCCGTGCTCCTGCGAAGGCAGGAGCCCAGAGTTGCAGGTCCCATAAGGCGTTGTTCTGCTGGGCCTTGGGCTCCTGCCTGCGCAGGAGCACGGCCGGTACGTGGCGCTGTTGCATCCCTTTTGCAAACGTCCCGCCTTCGCCGGGATGGTCGGCAAGGCGGTGTTGCCGGATGTCAGCCCACCACCCGCTCCTGCAGCCACAGGAGCGAGGGATAGGCGCACAGCCAGATCCAGAAGAAGCGGTTGAGCCCGAACAGGCACGCATTGGCGAGATGGAACAGCGCCGCGACGACCAGCGCGACGATCAGGGCCGGGCGCGACAGGATCGCGAGCGGGAAGGCCAGCTCGAACAGCATCACCGCCCAGCCCGCCGCCCGCAGCAGCCGCGGCCGGTCGGCGAGGCGGCGAATGTTGTCGCCCGCGGGATAGGCCGAGAAGCGGAAGACGTCGCGCAGCGCGCCGCCGTCGCGCCACGCGGGGTTCACGATCTTCACCGCACCCGCGACCGCGTAGCTGAGCAGCAACTGCATCGCGAGATAGCCGAACGCCGCCTCGCGCCAGCGCGGCTCCGGCAGCAGCACGGCGGCGGTCAGGCACAGCAGGATCAACAGGCTCATCCGGTCCGCCCCGCCGTTATAGGGGCCGTTGAAGAAGGGCAGGGTGAACAGGTGGTTGGCGACCAGCGCCAGCAGCAAGGCGGGCGGCGGTGCGCCGAGCGCGGCGGCGGCGAGCAGCAGCAGCGACAGGATCAGGCGCGGCGCGAAGAGCGCGCGTTCGGTGCCGCGCGCGGCGGGCCGCAGGTGCTCGGCGCTCTGCTGGACGAACGCCGCCGCCATCATCGCCGCGGTCAGCCGGATCGCGTGGTCGAGCGTCATGGTGCGATCAGGTCGGAAACGCGGACGGCGCCGCTTTCATATGCGACGCGCTCGCTGTCGCGCGTGACGAGGCGGATACGGATGCGCAGCCAGTCGCCGGGCGCGGCATCCAGACCGCGCGCGATACGCCGGATCATCTCGCGCTCGCTATGCGCCACCGTCCGCGGGTCGTCGCCGGTCAGCAGCCGCTCGGCCAGGCTGACGCGGTAGAGGCCGTCGTTCCACGCCGGGTTCCAGAACAGCCGGCGGATCATCCGGGCGGGCGAGAGGTGGCGCACGCGGGGGTCGTCCGTATGCCACCGCACGACCGGCGTGTCGGGGCCGGCCACGACCGCATGGTCGATCCGCGGGCTGTCGCCGACCGCATCGAAGAACCGCCATGACGGGACGATCGCGGGGAGCAGCAGGCGCAGGCCGGCGAGCGGGTTCGGCAACATGCCCCGCTGTCTGGTCGATCCGGCGCGGCGTGGCAAATCCGCGGTGGCGGGCGTCGCGGCTCAGGCCTGCGCGGCGCCGAAGTCCGAACGCTGGCGGCGCGGCTGCCCTTCGCCCCGGCGGTTGAGCGCCTGGCTGATGCGGTCGAGCAACTCGGAGCGGCGGTACGGCTTGCTGAGCACGTCGGTGGTGCGCGCGCGCGGGCCGTTGATGACCAGCTCCTCGTTATAGCCGGTCGTCATCAGCACCGATACCGCCGGGTCGCGCTCGGTCACCGCATCCGCCAGCATCAGCCCGTTCATCCCGCCCGGCATGACGAGGTCGGTGAACAGCAGGTCGATGCGGTCGTGCGCGTGCGTCGCCTCGAAGAAACGCAGCCCCTCGTCGCCGCTGATCGCGGTGGAGACGCGGTAGCCCGCACTCTCCAGGATCTCGCGCGCGATCGCCAGCACCTCGTCATTGTCCTCGACCACCAGCACGTGCGGCTGCCCGCCGTCGCCGGGCATTGCCTGCGCCGGGACGTGATGGCGCGGCGCATTGGCCTTGTCCGCGACCGGCATGACCGGGAACAGCATGCGGATGCGCGTCCCCTTGCCCGGCTCGCTCTCGATCTCCAGCTTGCCGCCCGACTGGCGGACGAAGCCGCTCGCCATCGCCAGGCCCAGTCCGGTGCCCTTGCCCACGCCCTTCGTGGTGAAGAACGGCTCCGACGCGCGCTCCAGCACGTCGGGGCTCATGCCGTGCCCCTCGTCCTCGACCTGGAGCGCGACATAATCGCCCGGCTCCAGATCGACGGTATCGTCGGTCTCCAGCCGGCGCGGCAGCGTGGAGATGGTGACGAGCCCGCCGTCGGGCATCGCGTCGCGCGCGTTGTTGACGATGTTGAGCAGCGCCATTTCCAGCTGGTCGGGATCGACCACGACATGCGGCAGGCGGCGGCGCAGGCTGAGGTGGATGTCGACCTGCTTGTTGACCGAGCTTTCGATCAGGTCGGAGAATTCGCTGACCAGCCGCGACAGGTCGAGCGGGCGCGGCTCCAGCCGGGTCTTGCGCGCGAAGGCGAGCAGCTGCCGCGTCAGCTTCGCCCCGCGCTCCGCGGCGGATTGCGCGGCGCTGACGTAGCGCTTCACGCGCTCGGGATCGTTGGTGGCGGCGACCAGTTCCAGATTGCCGTTCACGACCTGGAGCAGGTTGTTGAAATCGTGCGCGAGCCCGGCGGTCAGCTGACCGATCGACTCCATCTTCTGCGCCTGGCGGTAGCTCTGCTCGGTATTGCGGCGGCGCGTGACGTCGAGCTGGCTCGCGAAGAAATAGCGCAGCGCGCCTCCCTTGTCGTAGACCGGGCCGATGAACACCGCATTCCAGAACGGCGAGCCGTCGCGGCGGTAGTTGAGCAGTTCCAGCGCGATCGCGGAGCGCTTCTCGATCGCCTCGCGCAGTTCGGCGACCGCGCTGCGGTCGGTCTGCGCGCCCTGAAGGAAGCGGCAGTTGCGCCCCAGCACTTCGTCTTCCTCATACCCGGTCAGGTCGAAGAACGCCTTGTTGGCGAAGACGATCGGATTGTCGTCCAGATTGGGATCGGTCAGGATCATCGGCATCCGCGTCATCTCGATCGCGGCGAAGAAGACCCCGCCGCGGTCGTTCAGATCGGCATCGGTGATCGTGCTCTCGCGCCAATGGTGCAGCCCGGGGCGCTCGATCGGCTCGCTGGCACCGACGTCCATCGCGCCGCCGGCGGGACGTCCCGCGGCCAGGCCCGTCGGGTCCACGTCGCTGTGCGAGTCCGGGCCGCTGGCGGCAGAATCGTCGATCATGCGCCGCAGCGTTGGCGTCGCTTTGGCGACAACGCAAGCCCGCGCTGCGTCTGCCGCCGTGCATAATGCGAACTAAGTCGCTTGCCCGGGCGCGGGCGATGGGCGCAGCCTGCGTTCCCGGAGCTTCGTCGACAGGCGGATTCCAGCGCCTGCGACACTCCGGATGATGGAGGGATGTCACATGGCCTATGCCGATCAGGTTCCCGGTGCACGGCGGTTCACGACCATCGCGGGCGTCGCGCTGATCCACGGTATCATCGGTTATGCGTTCGTCACGGGGATGGTGGTGGACGTGGTGCGCGGGGTGACGCGCACGCTCACGACGACGAACGTGCCCTTGCCGGTCGAGCCGCCACCGCCGCAGCCGAAGGAACCGCCCAGGGTTCAGCAGCCGGTGCGGCAGACCGCGGCCAGTACCGCGACGCCGATCGTGAACCTGCCCCGCGCGATCGAGCCGATCTATATCGAGCCGCTGCCGCTGGCCCGCCCCGATCCGCTGCCGATCGCCACCGGCACGCCGCAACCCCAGCCCTCGGTCACGCCCGCCAGCCGGGCGAGCGGGGTGCGGGTGCGGGGTGAGCGCGCGTCGTGGATCACCAACGACGATTATCCGCCGTCGGCGATCCGCGCCGAGGAACAGGGAACGGTCGCGATCACCGTCGCGGTCGATGCCGACGGGCGGGTCTCGACGTGCAGCGTGACGCAGTCGAGCGGGTCCGCCGCGCTCGATCAGGCGACGTGCCGGCTCTATGCGAAGCGCGCCCGGTTCGAGGCGGCGCGCGACGACGGCGGCGCGCGCGTGGCATCGACCTACAGCGATCGCGTGCGGTGGCAGCTGCCGCGATGAGGTAGGGGGGTTCTCCTACTGGCCTTCGTCATTCCCGCCTCCGCGAAACCTCTGCGAACGTCGTGGATCGCTCGATAATGCCGCCGTTCCCCGGCGGAGGCGGGAC encodes:
- a CDS encoding xanthine dehydrogenase family protein subunit M: MKTFDYARAASVEEAVQAGGRFIAGGTNLLDLMKLQVETPDKLVDISRLDLDRIEERDDGGLTIGALVPNSDLAADPRVIAKYEVLSRALLAGASGQLRNKATTGGNLLQRTRCYYFYDTAAGCNKRAPGSGCEAIGGFNRIHAVLGTSDQCIATHPGDMPVAMRALDAVIVTQAPGGDKRRIPIADFYRLPGDTPQVENVLQRGELITHVELPAPPAGRQVYRKVRDRASYAFALVSIAGVVAVEDGRIAAAALAFGGLAPMPWRDEAVEAALVGQAPSDDVFAAAADALVKDARGFGSNDFKIPLVRRTLIATLRELTR
- a CDS encoding energy transducer TonB; protein product: MAYADQVPGARRFTTIAGVALIHGIIGYAFVTGMVVDVVRGVTRTLTTTNVPLPVEPPPPQPKEPPRVQQPVRQTAASTATPIVNLPRAIEPIYIEPLPLARPDPLPIATGTPQPQPSVTPASRASGVRVRGERASWITNDDYPPSAIRAEEQGTVAITVAVDADGRVSTCSVTQSSGSAALDQATCRLYAKRARFEAARDDGGARVASTYSDRVRWQLPR
- a CDS encoding 2Fe-2S iron-sulfur cluster-binding protein, whose product is MHFTINGKSYEAEVDIRTSLLDLAREHLGLTGSKKGCDHGQCGACTMLVNGRRINACLTLAVMHQDDEIVTIEGLGEVGDLHPMQDAFVRHDGYQCGYCTPGQICSAVGMLDEVAKGWPSHASADLTNVSLDDAEISERMSGNICRCAAYPNIVDAIREVAGRDVAGAKVDA
- a CDS encoding glycerophosphodiester phosphodiesterase, which encodes MTPPPSATPSPLVIAHRGASGERPEHSIASYALAIREGADVIEPDLVPTKDDVLVARHENEISETTDVAQHPEFAARRTTKTIDGQTLTGWFTEDFTLAELKTLRVKERLPQLRPGNTAYDGQETIPTFAEVIALAKANGVGIYPETKHPTYFASIGHPTDALVVKALREAGWDSAEAPVFLQSFEVANLKRLAGMTKVRLIQLVDGEGAPADGAAPSYAAMTTPDGLRDVARYAYGIGPNKAMLWDGATPGTLVADAHAAGLKVHPWTYRAENYFLPERFRRGADPRARGDVVAEIRAALAQGIDGFFTDFPAMGVVATGRGVK
- a CDS encoding histidine kinase famiy protein, with the protein product MIDDSAASGPDSHSDVDPTGLAAGRPAGGAMDVGASEPIERPGLHHWRESTITDADLNDRGGVFFAAIEMTRMPMILTDPNLDDNPIVFANKAFFDLTGYEEDEVLGRNCRFLQGAQTDRSAVAELREAIEKRSAIALELLNYRRDGSPFWNAVFIGPVYDKGGALRYFFASQLDVTRRRNTEQSYRQAQKMESIGQLTAGLAHDFNNLLQVVNGNLELVAATNDPERVKRYVSAAQSAAERGAKLTRQLLAFARKTRLEPRPLDLSRLVSEFSDLIESSVNKQVDIHLSLRRRLPHVVVDPDQLEMALLNIVNNARDAMPDGGLVTISTLPRRLETDDTVDLEPGDYVALQVEDEGHGMSPDVLERASEPFFTTKGVGKGTGLGLAMASGFVRQSGGKLEIESEPGKGTRIRMLFPVMPVADKANAPRHHVPAQAMPGDGGQPHVLVVEDNDEVLAIAREILESAGYRVSTAISGDEGLRFFEATHAHDRIDLLFTDLVMPGGMNGLMLADAVTERDPAVSVLMTTGYNEELVINGPRARTTDVLSKPYRRSELLDRISQALNRRGEGQPRRQRSDFGAAQA
- a CDS encoding HTTM domain-containing protein; the protein is MTLDHAIRLTAAMMAAAFVQQSAEHLRPAARGTERALFAPRLILSLLLLAAAALGAPPPALLLALVANHLFTLPFFNGPYNGGADRMSLLILLCLTAAVLLPEPRWREAAFGYLAMQLLLSYAVAGAVKIVNPAWRDGGALRDVFRFSAYPAGDNIRRLADRPRLLRAAGWAVMLFELAFPLAILSRPALIVALVVAALFHLANACLFGLNRFFWIWLCAYPSLLWLQERVVG